A section of the Spirosoma pollinicola genome encodes:
- a CDS encoding bifunctional YncE family protein/alkaline phosphatase family protein — MKSNVASIGYGLFTLFGLFLLSGCHQYGPIGGKSGKISSHYRTATDNGPLGDTSPFLMPYNRIIDGAGQAVSFGDASVENHSLDAVLLPDKKTLVVEDRFGIAFFDVNKRKLISRWEYNKDAKLRGSMSSFSGIKAIVHHDSTYIFWGAGGGREKPNSRVMQVVWDGTRARLIRAIPFAAIAPATIALPNEVVVKEESGELILYTVLNGNNQLVKVRVRDQQVMWTVPTGVAPFGLTILGTKAYVTNWAGPVPDAANGFETAGIPWGSAYIDPKTGAMARGTVSIIDIAQGKPEREISVGLHPNAIISSPDQQFLYVANGNSDYISVINVGTQQVTDSIFVGLFNRGNGYIGSTPNALAINPQGTTLYVANGMDNALCVVELGEKASAGGKGQSSVKGYIPTQAYPAGIVLNGTELYVTNLEAIGARVTEPVDQGGQGRSLAGGLKAYNSHKQLASVSFIPVPDQQRLDAYTEKVKKLSLQFRLALTEQVPRPDITPKPVPERIGEPSVFKHVLYIIKENRTYDQVLGDMPQGDGVPELCIFGDSITPNQHQITKDYMLMDNYYVSGKSSAEGHHWASAAMVTDYTERSVRAWFRSYPHVLYDAMVYDKKGLIWNNALDHGKTVRIYGEACSCTYNKKQYNWSSLFQLRQENKPFSFTNATTISRVRPILAMNFPGCDDETISDQMRADAFINELNETAANPSADLPNLMVMSLPNDHTSGMSPGFPVPRAMVADNDLAVGRIVDAVTHSRFAASTVIFITEDDSQAGWDHVSAYRTTGYVISPYSRLQKTVHTNYNQTSVVRTMEQILGLPPMNVIDATALPMFDCFSDKPDFSFAYNAIPNRVSLTEMNASPTGLKGASLRFTNQSIRYGFHQIDRGHDDLLNRILWFTAKGKQRYPAHLAGSADDDDDDD, encoded by the coding sequence ATGAAAAGTAACGTTGCGTCAATCGGCTATGGGTTGTTTACCCTGTTCGGTTTGTTTTTGTTGAGTGGATGCCACCAGTACGGCCCCATCGGTGGTAAGTCGGGCAAGATATCGTCGCACTACAGAACCGCCACCGACAACGGTCCGCTGGGTGATACGTCCCCCTTTTTGATGCCCTACAACCGGATTATTGACGGTGCAGGGCAAGCCGTTAGTTTTGGCGACGCCAGTGTTGAAAATCATAGTCTGGATGCCGTCTTGCTGCCCGACAAAAAAACGCTCGTTGTCGAAGATCGCTTTGGTATTGCTTTTTTCGACGTGAACAAACGTAAGCTCATCTCGCGATGGGAGTATAACAAAGACGCAAAGCTGAGAGGGAGCATGAGTTCCTTCTCGGGCATAAAAGCCATCGTTCACCACGATTCGACCTATATTTTCTGGGGAGCCGGTGGAGGTCGGGAAAAACCCAACTCACGGGTAATGCAGGTTGTTTGGGACGGCACGCGCGCCCGACTCATCCGGGCTATTCCGTTCGCGGCCATTGCGCCCGCCACCATCGCCCTGCCAAATGAAGTGGTGGTGAAAGAGGAATCGGGTGAACTGATACTCTACACTGTTCTGAACGGCAATAATCAACTTGTTAAAGTGCGTGTCAGAGATCAACAAGTTATGTGGACGGTGCCTACCGGCGTAGCTCCTTTTGGCCTGACAATCCTGGGTACTAAAGCCTACGTTACCAATTGGGCCGGGCCCGTTCCCGATGCCGCCAACGGCTTCGAAACGGCGGGCATACCCTGGGGAAGCGCCTACATCGACCCAAAGACGGGCGCTATGGCGCGTGGAACGGTATCCATTATCGACATTGCGCAAGGCAAACCAGAGCGCGAAATATCCGTTGGCCTACACCCGAACGCGATTATCAGCAGCCCCGATCAGCAGTTTTTGTACGTTGCCAATGGAAACAGCGATTATATATCTGTTATCAATGTTGGGACGCAGCAGGTCACGGATTCCATTTTTGTAGGACTTTTTAATCGCGGAAATGGCTATATCGGCAGCACACCCAATGCGCTCGCTATCAATCCGCAGGGAACGACACTTTATGTGGCCAATGGGATGGATAACGCGCTCTGCGTTGTTGAGCTAGGCGAAAAAGCATCGGCGGGCGGGAAGGGCCAGTCGAGCGTCAAAGGCTATATCCCGACTCAGGCATACCCGGCGGGGATTGTGCTGAACGGTACTGAGTTATACGTAACAAATCTGGAAGCCATTGGTGCCCGCGTTACCGAGCCGGTTGATCAGGGCGGGCAGGGGAGAAGTCTCGCGGGCGGGCTCAAGGCTTATAATTCACACAAGCAACTGGCGTCGGTTTCGTTTATTCCGGTTCCGGATCAGCAACGGTTAGATGCCTATACCGAAAAGGTAAAAAAGCTCAGTCTTCAATTTCGACTGGCGTTGACCGAACAGGTGCCGAGGCCAGATATTACGCCGAAACCTGTACCTGAGCGCATTGGAGAGCCATCGGTGTTCAAACACGTGTTGTACATCATCAAGGAAAACCGTACCTACGACCAGGTGTTGGGCGATATGCCCCAGGGTGATGGCGTTCCCGAGCTTTGCATTTTTGGCGATAGCATTACGCCCAACCAGCACCAGATTACCAAAGATTACATGCTGATGGACAACTACTATGTGTCGGGAAAATCATCGGCGGAGGGGCACCACTGGGCAAGTGCAGCCATGGTTACCGATTATACCGAACGGAGTGTACGGGCCTGGTTTCGGAGTTACCCGCACGTACTGTACGACGCTATGGTATACGATAAAAAAGGGTTGATCTGGAATAACGCCCTCGATCACGGAAAAACAGTACGAATTTACGGAGAAGCCTGCTCCTGTACCTACAACAAAAAACAGTATAACTGGAGCAGTCTGTTTCAGCTACGTCAGGAAAATAAACCCTTTTCGTTCACCAACGCCACCACCATTTCGCGGGTGAGGCCCATTCTGGCCATGAATTTTCCGGGCTGCGATGACGAAACCATCAGCGACCAGATGCGCGCCGATGCCTTCATAAACGAACTGAACGAAACAGCCGCCAATCCCAGCGCCGACTTACCTAACCTGATGGTTATGTCGTTACCCAACGATCATACATCAGGCATGAGTCCGGGCTTTCCCGTTCCCCGCGCTATGGTGGCCGATAATGACCTGGCCGTAGGGCGTATTGTCGATGCGGTTACGCATAGCCGGTTTGCGGCATCGACGGTTATTTTTATTACAGAAGATGACTCGCAGGCAGGATGGGATCATGTATCGGCTTATCGAACAACGGGTTATGTCATTAGCCCGTACTCGCGTTTACAGAAAACCGTTCACACCAATTATAACCAGACATCGGTGGTGCGAACAATGGAACAGATTCTGGGCCTGCCGCCCATGAACGTTATTGATGCTACGGCGCTGCCCATGTTCGACTGTTTTTCCGACAAACCGGATTTCTCGTTTGCCTACAACGCAATTCCCAACCGGGTTTCATTGACAGAAATGAATGCATCCCCAACAGGGCTGAAAGGGGCCTCACTGCGGTTTACGAACCAGTCGATACGCTACGGATTTCATCAGATTGACCGTGGGCACGACGACCTCCTCAATCGAATTTTATGGTTTACGGCCAAAGGCAAACAGCGATATCCGGCTCACCTGGCTGGTTCTGCCGACGACGATGATGACGATGATTAG
- a CDS encoding heme NO-binding domain-containing protein — translation MKGIVFTEFLEMIEDKFGYELVDQLLEESDLPSGGIYTAIGTYDHAEMVTLVSGLSKRMDIPVPDLLRSYGQYMFTSFTRSYRPFVERADSAFALLSSVQHYIHVEVRKLYPDAELPHFTIEQPAENHLRMHYISERKLADFAHGLIEGCLATFGETATITKTNLTDDGSQVLFDIRKE, via the coding sequence ATGAAGGGTATCGTTTTTACTGAGTTCTTGGAAATGATCGAAGATAAATTCGGTTATGAGTTGGTAGATCAGTTACTTGAAGAGAGCGACTTGCCCTCCGGGGGGATTTATACCGCTATTGGTACATACGACCATGCCGAAATGGTTACGCTGGTCTCTGGCCTGAGTAAACGAATGGATATACCGGTTCCTGATTTGCTTCGGTCGTATGGACAGTATATGTTCACGTCATTTACCAGAAGTTATCGGCCCTTCGTTGAACGGGCCGATTCGGCCTTTGCCCTGCTCAGTTCTGTTCAGCACTACATTCATGTGGAGGTGCGAAAATTATATCCAGACGCAGAATTACCCCACTTTACGATCGAGCAGCCCGCAGAAAATCACCTTCGGATGCACTATATATCAGAGCGGAAACTGGCTGATTTTGCCCATGGGCTCATTGAAGGATGTCTGGCAACATTTGGTGAAACGGCCACCATCACCAAAACAAATCTTACCGACGACGGGAGTCAGGTCTTATTTGATATACGGAAAGAATAA
- a CDS encoding RNA polymerase sigma factor: MNLKVSDEEMISQYLNSNSSVCFESLYNRYVGKVYKQCFSITKDSEQAQDFTHDIFIRIFARLDSFQGRSTFSTWLYSVSYNYCLDQIKRAKRLTTTQLTDDIDYSSTSADDNEKVDYELQRLSLVMNKISPQEATVLKMKYQDDMPVSQIGLQLNLKESAVKMRLKRSRNKVRQLCGASMFN; encoded by the coding sequence ATGAATCTTAAAGTGAGTGACGAAGAGATGATCAGTCAATACCTCAACTCGAATTCTTCAGTCTGTTTCGAGAGCCTGTACAACAGGTATGTGGGTAAAGTCTATAAACAATGCTTTTCAATTACTAAGGATTCAGAACAGGCGCAGGATTTTACACATGATATTTTCATTAGAATCTTTGCCCGCTTAGATAGCTTTCAGGGACGTTCAACGTTTTCAACCTGGTTATACAGCGTTTCCTACAACTATTGCCTCGACCAGATCAAACGGGCGAAACGCCTGACAACGACTCAGCTAACAGACGATATCGACTACTCCAGCACAAGTGCTGATGATAATGAAAAGGTCGACTATGAATTACAGCGCCTTTCGCTCGTTATGAACAAAATTTCTCCGCAGGAAGCCACGGTGTTAAAAATGAAGTATCAGGATGACATGCCGGTGAGCCAGATTGGCCTACAGCTAAACCTGAAAGAGAGTGCGGTAAAAATGCGGCTGAAACGCTCTCGGAATAAAGTGCGCCAATTGTGTGGTGCCTCTATGTTTAACTAA
- a CDS encoding LytR/AlgR family response regulator transcription factor, with translation MNLTCIIVEDEPMSRRSLQRLCEQHSSLEVLGVFDNAIPALDYLAEHEVDLIWLDVEMPGLSGFDLLEQLPAIPYVILTTSKIEYAFEAFQYNVTDYLKKPITLPRFNIAVEKVLELHARPKSTSSDERKEIYIKTDGRYIRLPFDSISYVENTGDYVKIFTNSQTHVVYTTMKYLEEKLGLQFLRVHRSYIVHLDKIIDIEDNTLVINNKVIPISRANKPELMNRLNLL, from the coding sequence ATGAATCTGACTTGTATTATCGTTGAAGATGAACCTATGTCCCGCAGATCGCTGCAACGGCTTTGCGAGCAACATAGCTCATTAGAGGTACTGGGCGTATTTGATAATGCGATCCCGGCACTTGATTACCTGGCTGAGCATGAAGTAGATTTGATATGGCTCGATGTCGAAATGCCTGGGTTGTCGGGATTTGATTTGCTGGAGCAACTGCCCGCTATTCCGTATGTTATCTTAACCACCAGTAAGATAGAATATGCGTTTGAGGCCTTTCAGTACAACGTGACTGATTACCTCAAGAAGCCAATAACCCTGCCCCGATTCAACATAGCTGTCGAAAAGGTACTTGAGTTACACGCACGTCCCAAATCAACCTCGTCTGACGAGCGAAAGGAAATATACATTAAAACAGATGGTCGCTATATTCGACTGCCTTTTGACAGTATTTCCTACGTTGAAAACACCGGCGATTACGTCAAGATCTTTACCAACAGCCAAACGCATGTGGTGTATACAACCATGAAGTACCTCGAAGAAAAATTAGGGCTTCAGTTTCTGCGGGTGCACCGTTCTTATATCGTACACCTCGATAAGATTATTGATATAGAAGATAATACGTTGGTTATTAATAATAAAGTAATTCCTATCAGTCGGGCTAATAAGCCGGAGTTAATGAATCGACTTAATTTATTATAA
- a CDS encoding PAS domain-containing hybrid sensor histidine kinase/response regulator: protein MEEDIDLLKRRLVREKTARLQAEAILEKKALALYNANEQLLHLNENLEQQIRDKLAELQESEQRYRQLIESVQDIIYKISPNGFFTFVSPVVEKILGYTQSEFLGKHFTEFIQAGYRISLIDFYQSMMKQRQDSTYNEFPVVAKDGSIVWIGQTVRLIVVDGHIEELVAVARDVSDRKLAETELETTQTRLATLITNLQSGVMVEDENGRVILANQLFCDIFQIPLTADELIGYNCYEARQQVKSLFVQPEAFVDRMNELLANRKACVGEEITMVNGRTMELDYIPIFLDDHQYMGHLWKYTDVTEKYLARELIRRSEEKYRGIMNNMELGLFEVDNNQIIVRSYERCCKMLGYAEEEMVGKNASELLVPAEFRNVVERQQTERQKGLAGSYELQLIKKDGSRIWVLVSGVPILDENGVIVGSMGIHYDMNERKQLEQELAKAKHFAEEAQEAEKQFFANMSHEIRTPLNAIIGMSHLLFDTQPSTQQREYIDILKTSADFLHSLISDLLDMTKIEAGRIEVHARPFDLAGLLRSTQKVFEMKLHDRPISVNVMLDSRINDDFIGDDVMLNQILMNLVGNAEKFTEEGQIQIIAKVKKEEAGRHWIEFTVSDTGVGIPDEKLDMVFQKFKQVNPQGFKHKGTGLGLAITKELVEIQGGTISVWSQIGYGSTFTFVLPYGKALPSAEPSKTTDKQLRIVDELKTCNVLIVEDNLMNQTYIGSLLNKWNVPYTMASDGKQAVEKAKNKQFDIILMDIQMPIMNGYEATVAIRSTHNPNQNTPIIALTASAMLDNKSVAMEAGMNDFLTKPFEPAQLLTLLQQFAPTTQIESEGCILFDKALDRQRLSELYGTDTGYAAEMFAMFLVDIVPDIRTLPDLCQEQKWPELASAAHRLKPTLGMVGLSLLEEKMRQLEYHSRQDINQQWLEGHCHDLMEEIDKVLPILETELQKLSLV from the coding sequence ATGGAGGAGGATATAGATTTGCTGAAAAGGAGGCTCGTTCGTGAAAAGACAGCTCGGTTGCAGGCCGAAGCTATTCTCGAAAAGAAAGCGTTGGCGCTGTACAACGCGAACGAACAACTCCTGCACTTGAATGAAAATCTTGAACAGCAGATTCGCGATAAACTCGCCGAACTTCAGGAAAGTGAACAACGCTATCGACAACTTATCGAGTCCGTTCAGGATATTATCTACAAGATTTCTCCCAATGGATTTTTTACGTTTGTCAGCCCCGTTGTCGAAAAAATATTAGGGTACACACAATCCGAATTTCTGGGTAAACACTTCACCGAATTCATTCAGGCTGGTTACCGCATCTCGCTTATTGACTTCTATCAGTCTATGATGAAGCAGCGGCAGGATAGTACCTACAATGAGTTTCCGGTGGTTGCCAAGGATGGTAGTATCGTCTGGATCGGGCAAACCGTTAGGCTGATTGTGGTTGATGGGCATATTGAGGAACTGGTGGCGGTAGCGCGGGATGTGTCAGATCGGAAATTGGCCGAAACAGAGCTGGAAACAACCCAAACCCGGCTCGCAACGCTTATCACCAACTTACAATCGGGGGTGATGGTCGAAGACGAAAACGGACGGGTCATTTTAGCGAACCAGCTTTTCTGCGATATTTTTCAGATTCCCCTCACCGCCGATGAACTGATAGGCTACAATTGTTACGAAGCACGGCAGCAGGTAAAATCCCTGTTTGTACAGCCCGAAGCCTTTGTGGATCGGATGAATGAGCTGCTGGCCAATCGCAAGGCCTGTGTTGGCGAGGAAATCACTATGGTGAACGGTCGCACGATGGAGCTTGATTATATCCCTATTTTTCTGGACGATCATCAATACATGGGCCATTTGTGGAAATACACAGATGTGACCGAAAAGTACCTGGCACGCGAGCTTATCCGCCGAAGTGAAGAAAAGTACCGGGGCATCATGAATAACATGGAACTGGGGCTCTTTGAAGTTGACAATAACCAGATCATTGTTCGATCCTACGAGCGCTGCTGTAAAATGCTGGGCTACGCAGAGGAGGAGATGGTGGGTAAAAACGCATCCGAACTGTTGGTACCCGCCGAATTTCGGAATGTGGTAGAGCGGCAGCAAACAGAACGTCAAAAGGGCCTGGCTGGCTCCTATGAGCTGCAGTTGATCAAGAAAGATGGTAGCCGTATCTGGGTACTGGTTAGTGGTGTACCCATTCTCGATGAAAATGGCGTGATCGTTGGCTCTATGGGCATTCATTATGATATGAACGAGCGCAAACAGCTTGAGCAGGAACTGGCCAAGGCCAAACACTTTGCCGAAGAAGCGCAAGAGGCCGAAAAACAGTTTTTTGCGAATATGAGTCACGAAATCAGAACGCCACTCAATGCCATTATTGGTATGTCGCATCTGCTTTTCGACACGCAGCCATCCACGCAGCAACGCGAATACATTGATATCCTGAAAACATCGGCCGACTTCCTGCATAGCCTTATTTCCGATTTGCTGGACATGACAAAAATTGAAGCCGGACGCATTGAAGTTCACGCCCGGCCATTCGATCTGGCCGGATTGCTTCGCAGTACGCAGAAAGTATTTGAAATGAAACTTCATGATCGCCCAATATCAGTCAATGTGATGCTGGATTCCCGGATCAACGACGACTTTATCGGTGACGATGTCATGCTGAACCAAATTCTCATGAATCTGGTCGGGAATGCCGAAAAGTTTACCGAAGAAGGCCAGATTCAAATTATAGCCAAAGTCAAAAAAGAAGAAGCAGGTCGGCATTGGATCGAATTCACTGTTTCGGATACGGGTGTTGGTATACCCGATGAAAAACTGGACATGGTATTCCAGAAGTTTAAGCAGGTAAACCCCCAGGGATTCAAGCACAAAGGCACAGGCCTTGGCCTTGCTATTACAAAAGAACTGGTTGAGATTCAGGGCGGGACTATTTCTGTGTGGAGTCAGATCGGCTACGGCAGCACCTTCACCTTTGTTCTGCCTTATGGTAAGGCGTTGCCATCTGCCGAACCGAGTAAAACAACCGACAAACAGTTGCGCATTGTAGATGAACTAAAGACGTGCAACGTATTAATCGTTGAAGACAACCTTATGAATCAGACGTATATCGGAAGTTTGCTCAACAAATGGAATGTTCCCTATACCATGGCGTCGGATGGGAAGCAGGCGGTTGAGAAAGCGAAAAACAAGCAATTCGACATCATTCTGATGGACATCCAGATGCCCATCATGAATGGGTATGAGGCCACTGTGGCTATAAGGAGCACGCATAACCCCAATCAGAATACCCCCATTATCGCCCTTACGGCCTCGGCCATGCTCGATAACAAGAGCGTAGCGATGGAGGCAGGGATGAACGATTTTCTGACCAAGCCATTTGAGCCAGCCCAACTTTTAACGTTGCTACAGCAGTTTGCGCCTACCACGCAAATAGAAAGCGAGGGTTGTATTTTATTCGACAAGGCATTGGATCGACAGCGTTTATCGGAATTGTATGGAACCGATACGGGCTATGCCGCCGAAATGTTCGCTATGTTTCTGGTCGATATTGTTCCTGATATTCGTACCCTGCCAGACTTATGTCAGGAACAGAAATGGCCGGAACTGGCTAGTGCTGCCCACAGACTTAAGCCGACATTAGGGATGGTAGGGTTGTCGTTGCTGGAAGAAAAGATGAGACAATTAGAATACCATTCCCGTCAGGACATTAATCAGCAATGGCTTGAGGGGCATTGCCATGATCTTATGGAGGAGATTGATAAAGTACTACCCATTTTGGAAACAGAGCTGCAAAAGCTTTCTCTCGTATGA